The following proteins come from a genomic window of Dysidea avara chromosome 12, odDysAvar1.4, whole genome shotgun sequence:
- the LOC136239924 gene encoding uncharacterized protein, with translation MSRSILDYFRSKVIAQQGQNPLSETLTTDGSNSDSEVGEEGLIDNETESGSETPVTITNESGINNDSDGNECQSQGINEETEATPSTTESIRVNADFIEAANWPDNLTVSLQQSTGELCREVAPETFHDSDPVEFNSNGEPSYPNVNFVSNSESSDILQVAISRSRIIKDHEKYELITSSQSNLRSTDFDTVYFTVSGGRKRKQITFQSRWLQDYKWLRYGLENSQGGWCLPCILFLTDSEKTHLGAFVCTPFKNYNKSKELMERHAKHAYHLRAVDHAFEFTRRWANPESRIDSQLIDKSSKNFKFNTEVLPTIAETVLLCAKQRISLQGHNQDKVNFTQEPLRNEGNFIAILRLLAKNNKALSEHLILGPKNAKYTSKTVQNEILEIAADQIRAFY, from the coding sequence ATGTCCAGGTCTATTTTAGATTATTTTAGATCAAAAGTTATAGCCCAACAAGGACAGAATCCTCTAAGTGAAACCCTTACTACTGATGGAAGTAACAGTGACAGTGAAGTTGGGGAAGAAGGTTTGATTGACAATGAGACTGAGTCTGGAAGTGAAACTCCAGTCACAATCACTAATGAAAGTGGTATCAACAATGACAGTGATGGGAATGAATGTCAATCTCAGGGCATAAATGAAGAGACAGAGGCTACCCCTTCCACTACTGAAAGTATTAGAGTTAATGCGGATTTCATTGAAGCAGCTAACTGGCCAGATAATTTGACAGTGAGCCTTCAACAATCAACTGGTGAGCTTTGCCGTGAGGTTGCACCAGAAACTTTCCATGATAGTGATCCTGTTGAATTTAATAGCAATGGTGAGCCATCTTATCCTAACGTGAACTTTGTATCTAACTCAGAATCTAGTGATATTCTGCAAGTGGCCATTAGTAGATCAAGAATAATAAAAGATCATGAAAAATATGAATTGATTACTTCATCACAAAGCAATCTAAGGAGCACTGATTTTGACACAGTCTACTTCACTGTTTCTGGAGGAAGGAAAAGAAAACAGATAACTTTTCAATCTCGATGGCTTCAAGATTACAAATGGTTACGTTATGGTTTGGAGAATAGTCAAGGAGGATGGTGTTTGCCCTGCATTTTGTTTTTAACTGACAGTGAAAAGACACATCTCGGTGCATTTGTGTGTACGCCCTTcaagaattacaacaaatccaaGGAGTTGATGGAGAGGCATGCCAAACATGCATATCATTTGAGAGCAGTAGATCATGCCTTTGAATTTACAAGAAGGTGGGCTAATCCTGAATCAAGAATCGATAGTCAGTTAATTGATAAAAGctctaagaattttaaatttaatactgAAGTATTGCCAACAATTGCTGAGACAGTATTATTGTGTGCAAAGCAACGAATTTCTCTCCAAGGTCACAATCAGGataaggtgaactttacacaggagCCATTAAGAAATGAAggaaatttcattgccatactTAGATTGCTGGCAAAGAACAATAAAGCACTGAGCGAACACTTAATACTTGGTCCAAAGAATGCAAAATATACCAGTAAGACCGTTCAAAACGAGATACTGGAAATAGCTGCTGACCAAATTCGTGCATTTTATTGA
- the LOC136239925 gene encoding 52 kDa repressor of the inhibitor of the protein kinase-like produces TCIQKCPHFSLIADEATSHGKEILSVCLRFLEIDNENFRVKPIKHEVLLDFHFLQRITGKSIADGILQVLQKHEIDVKNCRGQAYDTTASMSSSNSGVQAHIKNNAPDAEFQGCCLHSLNLVICHSSKVQAVKNMIDNCHQAFLYFHNSPKRQRFLEHIIQRLCPSARKSKINGLCKTRWVERHNTFTTILELYPYLIKTWEHICSPADDDNEIYPDGNTWNWDSESRSTANGLKHIFTSFEHVVAFLLSKELLEPIKPIAECLQGRLQEVYFGFKKVDEVKEHYKQLRENVNAEHNRIYHKALNLCRDISSSESMPRVIRGRQTRPNPTVSSPTDYWRVTITIPLLDSIISELEARFSVDTRAHYELCALVPTVITTKDEHQLCTILKSKWSHLLPAEDDLDSELARWKAHCNKFHATLKEKSITHLLSEDADPIFFPNIRELLCILVILPIGSTEAERTFSCLRQIHLWLRTTMTDEDWATLGC; encoded by the coding sequence ACCTGCATACAGAAGTGTCCACATTTTTCATTAATTGCTGATGAAGCTACATCTCATGGTAAGGAGATTTTGTCGGTTTGCTTAAGGTTCTTGGAAattgataatgaaaattttcGTGTGAAGCCAATAAAGCACGAAGTGTTACTTGACTTCCATTTTCTTCAGAGGATAACTGGGAAAAGCATTGCAGATGGCATCTTGCAAGTTTTACAAAAACATGAAATTGATGTTAAAAATTGCCGAGGGCAGGCATACGATACAACAGCTTCCATGAGCTCTTCAAATTCTGGTGTACAAGCACATATAAAGAATAATGCACCAGATGCAGAATTTCAAGGTTGCTGCCTGCATAGTTTGAATCTAGTAATATGCCATTCTTCAAAggttcaagctgtaaaaaatatgATTGATAACTGTCATCAGGCGTTCTTATACTTCCACAACTCTCCAAAGAGACAACGGTTTCTTGAACACATAATTCAGCGCTTGTGTCCATCTGCCAGGAAATCTAAGATAAATGGGCTGTGTAAAACAAGATGGGTTGAACGGCATAATACTTTCACCACAATTTTAGAATTGTATCCTTACCTTATTAAGACTTGGGAACATATTTGTTcacctgctgatgatgacaatgaaattTATCCTGATGGAAATACTTGGAACTGGGATTCTGAATCTCGTAGCACTGCTAATGGTTTGAAGCACATTTTTACTAGCTTTGAGCACGTGGTTGCATTTTTGCTATCAAAAGAATTATTGGAGCCGATTAAACCAATTGCAGAATGTTTACAAGGTAGACTACAAGAGGTATACTTTGGTTTTAAAAAAGTTGATGAAGTCAAGGAGCATTACAAGCAACTTCGTGAAAATGTAAATGCTGAACATAATAGAATTTATCATAAAGCTCTAAATCTATGCAGGGATATTAGCAGCAGCGAAAGTATGCCCCGTGTTATAAGAGGCCGTCAAACTAGACCAAACCCTACAGTAAGCTCACCAACTGATTACTGGAGAGTGACAATTACCATTCCTTTGTTAGactcaattataagtgaatTGGAAGCCAGATTTTCTGTAGATACACGAGCACATTATGAACTGTGTGCATTGGTGCCCACTGTAATTACCACAAAAGACGAACATCAACTGTGTACCATCTTAAAATCTAAATGGAGTCATTTGCTACCAGCAGAAGATGACCTTGACAGTGAACTTGCTAGATGGAAAGCTCACTGCAATAAATTCCATGCCACTTTAAAGGAGAAGTCTATAACTCACTTGCTGAGTGAAGATGCAGATCCAATATTCTTCCCCAATATAAGAGAACTCCTGTGCATATTGGTAATACTTCCGATTGGAAGCACTGAAGCAGAAAGGACCTTTTCTTGTCTCAGGCAAATTCATTTGTGGTTGCGCACCACTATGACGGATGAAGACTGGGCAACCTTGGGGTGTTAG